The Pseudomonas eucalypticola genome has a window encoding:
- a CDS encoding HDOD domain-containing protein — protein MSAQDSPAVPRVLIAEADPWTRDLLTQMLLSVRCDAHLDVCTDGQDALQLLQRQPDLVIAARELPGVDGLDLLRNVRHKSQRRAIPFILISERSDVASVREAVPLSPTAYLTKPLNLDSLKARLNGLLLEVGQQVFCEIPALTAGVQLETFLEERRQYSDGGPLMADVQVAVKRALNAQGLNLRQLEEEIRTDPQITAVLIAAANSAAHHRDAPAQTLLQALQKLGATQSMNLILGLALKRSARLSDPELAQYAERFWADSLHAAEYARTLARNLDVDQERCYCAGLLHCLGDLALLRALQEWRLGGGVLAPGQVDKALMDFGAAFGSALRTRWRLPLELRELIAAIYHLGGGVYSRDTLAMNLAGQLARLPAGASLEPIANGKTARLLKMDLAALTRLRRS, from the coding sequence ATGAGTGCGCAGGATAGCCCGGCAGTACCCCGGGTATTGATTGCCGAAGCCGACCCCTGGACCCGGGACCTGCTGACGCAAATGTTGTTGAGTGTGCGCTGCGATGCACACCTCGACGTCTGTACCGACGGCCAGGATGCCCTGCAATTGCTGCAGCGCCAGCCGGACCTGGTGATCGCCGCCCGCGAATTGCCCGGCGTCGATGGCCTGGACCTGTTGCGCAATGTGCGGCACAAGAGCCAGCGCAGGGCCATCCCCTTCATTCTGATCAGCGAACGCAGTGACGTCGCCAGCGTGCGCGAAGCCGTGCCGCTGAGCCCCACGGCCTACCTCACCAAACCACTGAACCTCGATTCGCTCAAGGCGCGCCTCAATGGCTTGCTGCTGGAAGTGGGGCAGCAGGTGTTCTGCGAAATTCCGGCGCTGACCGCTGGCGTGCAGCTGGAAACCTTTCTTGAAGAGCGTCGCCAGTATTCCGATGGCGGCCCGCTGATGGCTGATGTGCAGGTGGCGGTCAAGCGTGCCTTGAACGCGCAAGGCCTGAATTTGCGCCAATTGGAAGAAGAGATTCGGACCGACCCACAGATCACCGCCGTACTGATCGCGGCGGCCAACAGCGCCGCCCATCACCGCGATGCCCCGGCGCAGACGCTGCTTCAGGCGCTCCAGAAGCTGGGGGCCACGCAGAGCATGAACTTGATTCTGGGGTTGGCGCTCAAGCGCAGCGCGCGGTTGTCAGACCCGGAACTGGCGCAATACGCCGAACGTTTCTGGGCAGACTCGCTGCATGCCGCCGAGTATGCCCGCACCCTGGCGCGCAACCTGGATGTGGACCAGGAGCGTTGCTATTGCGCAGGCCTGCTGCACTGCCTGGGCGACCTGGCGCTGTTGCGCGCGCTGCAGGAATGGCGGCTGGGCGGTGGCGTGCTTGCTCCGGGGCAGGTGGATAAGGCGTTGATGGACTTCGGCGCCGCGTTCGGCTCGGCCTTGCGCACCCGTTGGCGTTTGCCACTGGAGCTGCGGGAGCTGATTGCAGCCATCTATCACTTGGGGGGCGGGGTCTACAGCCGCGATACCCTGGCCATGAACCTGGCCGGGCAATTGGCGCGGCTGCCGGCAGGAGCGAGCCTGGAGCCTATCGCCAATGGCAAGACGGCGCGGCTGTTGAAAATGGATTTGGCAGCGCTGACGCGCCTGCGACGCAGTTGA
- a CDS encoding GGDEF domain-containing protein codes for MVNKQPQSPPFAHMPAAAETLLALMHAQGEVARLSEREQLFSSLLVSVNAVLWAFDWEAQRMIYVSPAYERIFGRSAGLLLADYNEWRDSIYPDDLDYAERTLAEVLEKGAVEDREYRIISADGQIRWLSDKCFISQQSSPDQRVIVVGIAEDITEKKHLEGELQRLATTDVLTQSSNRRHFFECAHREFEQARLEGRDISFLLLDIDDFKVINDTYGHQEGDQVLQRIAETGRAVLRRGDLFGRIGGEEFAAVFPGCSPEVAQQIAERLQREIQRLSFNHEGQVYGVTVSQGLTGRTDEDGILDTLFARADVAMYQAKRQGKNQIVLG; via the coding sequence ATGGTCAACAAGCAACCGCAATCGCCACCTTTTGCCCACATGCCAGCGGCGGCCGAGACGCTGCTGGCGTTGATGCATGCCCAGGGTGAAGTGGCGCGGTTGAGTGAGCGCGAACAGCTGTTCAGTTCCCTGCTGGTCAGCGTCAACGCGGTGCTGTGGGCGTTCGACTGGGAAGCCCAGCGCATGATCTATGTCAGCCCCGCCTACGAGCGCATCTTCGGACGTTCGGCCGGGCTGCTGCTGGCTGACTACAACGAATGGCGCGACAGCATTTACCCCGACGACCTTGACTACGCCGAGCGCACCCTGGCCGAAGTGCTGGAAAAGGGCGCGGTGGAAGATCGCGAGTACCGCATCATCAGCGCCGACGGGCAGATCCGTTGGCTCAGCGACAAATGCTTCATCAGCCAGCAGAGCAGCCCGGATCAACGGGTGATCGTGGTGGGCATCGCCGAGGACATTACCGAAAAGAAGCATCTGGAAGGCGAGCTGCAGCGCCTGGCGACCACGGATGTACTGACCCAGAGCAGTAATCGTCGGCACTTTTTCGAATGCGCCCACCGCGAGTTCGAGCAGGCCCGCCTGGAAGGCCGGGACATCTCGTTTCTGCTGCTGGACATTGATGACTTCAAGGTGATCAACGACACCTACGGGCACCAGGAAGGTGACCAGGTACTGCAGCGCATCGCCGAGACGGGCCGCGCGGTGCTGCGGCGCGGCGACCTGTTCGGGCGTATCGGCGGCGAGGAGTTCGCCGCGGTGTTTCCCGGTTGTTCGCCGGAGGTTGCCCAGCAGATCGCCGAACGCTTGCAGCGTGAGATTCAGCGCCTGAGCTTCAACCATGAAGGCCAGGTTTATGGTGTGACCGTGAGCCAGGGGCTGACGGGGCGCACGGATGAAGACGGTATTCTCGACACCCTCTTTGCCCGGGCCGACGTGGCCATGTACCAGGCCAAGCGGCAGGGCAAGAACCAGATCGTGCTGGGTTGA
- the desA gene encoding delta-9 fatty acid desaturase DesA, with protein MWYNGFLDLSAWQLVAVTLLMTHVTIVSVTIYLHRYSSHRSLELNAGLKHFFRFWLWLTTAQNTREWTAIHRKHHAKCETADDPHSPVVKGLGTVLSRGAELYRAEAQNAETLRIYGKNCPEDWIERNLYSRYRLAGVFLMLAIDLACFGAIGLTVWAIQMMWIPFWAAGVVNGLGHAVGYRNFECRDAATNLVPWGIIIGGEELHNNHHTYPNSAKLSVRKWEFDMGWMWIRILSFMRLAKVQRVAPIAHRVEGKGHLDMDTAMAILNNRFQIMAQYRKLVIAPLVTQELARVDASVRHQFRRAKRLLSRETSLLDERHHVRIQTMLEHSQALKVIYEKRLALQQIWARTSSNGHDMLAAMKDWIHEAEASGIQSLRDFAAQLKTYSLRPALA; from the coding sequence ATGTGGTACAACGGTTTTCTTGACCTGTCAGCCTGGCAACTGGTGGCGGTCACCCTGTTGATGACCCACGTGACGATCGTCAGCGTCACCATCTACCTCCACCGCTATTCCTCCCACCGCTCGCTGGAACTGAACGCCGGGCTCAAGCACTTCTTCCGCTTCTGGCTGTGGCTAACCACGGCGCAGAACACCCGTGAGTGGACAGCCATCCACCGCAAGCACCACGCCAAATGCGAGACCGCCGACGACCCCCACAGCCCGGTGGTCAAGGGCCTGGGCACCGTTCTGAGCCGCGGTGCCGAGCTGTACCGCGCCGAAGCGCAGAATGCGGAAACATTGCGCATCTACGGCAAGAACTGCCCCGAAGACTGGATCGAGCGCAACCTGTACTCGCGCTACCGCCTGGCCGGCGTATTCCTGATGCTGGCCATCGACCTGGCCTGCTTCGGCGCCATCGGCCTGACCGTGTGGGCCATCCAGATGATGTGGATCCCCTTCTGGGCCGCGGGCGTGGTCAATGGCCTGGGCCATGCCGTGGGCTACCGCAACTTCGAATGCCGCGACGCGGCCACCAACCTGGTGCCCTGGGGCATCATCATTGGCGGTGAAGAACTGCACAACAATCACCACACCTACCCCAATTCGGCGAAGCTGTCGGTGCGCAAGTGGGAGTTCGACATGGGCTGGATGTGGATTCGCATCCTCTCGTTCATGCGCCTGGCGAAGGTGCAGCGCGTAGCCCCCATTGCCCACCGGGTTGAAGGCAAGGGCCACCTGGACATGGACACCGCCATGGCCATCCTCAACAACCGCTTCCAGATCATGGCCCAGTACCGCAAGCTGGTGATCGCCCCCCTCGTGACCCAGGAACTGGCGCGGGTCGACGCGTCGGTGCGCCACCAGTTCCGCCGCGCCAAGCGGCTGCTGTCGCGCGAGACCAGCCTGCTGGACGAGCGCCATCATGTGCGTATCCAGACCATGCTGGAACACAGCCAGGCGTTGAAAGTGATATACGAAAAGCGCCTGGCCCTGCAACAGATCTGGGCCCGTACCAGCTCCAACGGCCATGACATGCTGGCGGCCATGAAGGACTGGATTCACGAGGCCGAGGCCAGTGGCATTCAGTCGCTGCGTGACTTCGCCGCCCAACTCAAGACCTACTCGCTGCGCCCCGCCCTGGCTTGA
- the dibA gene encoding phosphodiesterase DibA, with the protein MPGSSRGALRAALLYLLASLVWLVPVGQILSSLFDDSAQALRWQLINGYAWVLATAVLIFLARARLLRCFGLGDQGRIERERLRMAAAVFDSTLEGVLVTNRLGNIVHVNRAFMDITGYHEDEVLGHNPSKFKSGRHDVAFYRQIFHTLDHEGRWSGEIWNRRKSGEIYPQWQTIRAIHNDAGHVSHYVAVFSDISALKRSERERAHLIQHDPLTELPNRLLFHDRAEQALAAAQANKRGCALLLLDLDHFQSINDSLGHAVGDQLIKAVVTRLQSLMKSGMTLARMGGDEFAVLLEDTPQVADAATLAQAIIDTLKQPFLVDGHTLFISASIGISVFPSDAIGAEQLLRNADSALFKAKGNGRGGYALYTEELTAHAQQRVEMTAELRRALAQEELRVYYQPVHDLASRELVGVEALVRWMHPERGLVPPGDFIPVAERSGLIAEIDAWVMTRACQQMCAWQAEGHQLDFIAVNVSSRLFGHQDLYRQVARILADTGLNPARLELEVTESAVMEDPESALEQMHRLRELGLRLSIDDFGTGYSSLLRLKRLPVQKLKIDQGFVAGLPLDEDDAAIVRVIIALARSMGMQVHAEGIEQPEQAQFLMSHQCELGQGYWFGRPMPAAELTWPQPR; encoded by the coding sequence ATGCCTGGTTCCTCTCGCGGCGCCTTGCGGGCCGCCTTGCTTTACCTGTTGGCTTCGCTGGTCTGGCTGGTGCCGGTTGGTCAAATATTGAGCAGCCTTTTCGATGATTCGGCTCAGGCGCTGCGTTGGCAGCTGATCAACGGTTATGCGTGGGTGCTGGCGACCGCGGTACTCATCTTCCTGGCCCGGGCCCGGCTGCTGCGCTGTTTCGGCCTGGGTGACCAGGGGCGCATAGAGCGCGAGCGCCTGCGCATGGCGGCGGCCGTGTTCGATAGCACCCTGGAAGGCGTGCTGGTGACCAACCGCCTGGGCAACATCGTGCACGTCAACCGTGCATTCATGGACATCACCGGTTACCACGAGGACGAAGTCCTGGGCCACAACCCCAGCAAGTTCAAGTCGGGGCGCCATGACGTGGCGTTCTACCGGCAGATCTTCCATACCCTCGACCACGAAGGGCGCTGGAGCGGCGAGATCTGGAACCGGCGCAAAAGCGGCGAGATCTACCCGCAGTGGCAGACGATCCGCGCCATTCACAACGACGCCGGCCACGTCAGCCACTATGTGGCAGTGTTTTCGGACATCAGCGCGCTCAAACGCTCCGAGCGTGAGCGAGCGCACCTGATCCAGCACGACCCGCTCACCGAGCTGCCCAACCGCCTGCTCTTCCACGACCGCGCCGAGCAGGCCCTGGCTGCGGCGCAGGCCAACAAGCGCGGCTGTGCCCTGTTGCTGCTGGACCTGGATCATTTCCAGAGCATCAATGACAGCCTCGGCCATGCGGTGGGCGACCAGCTGATCAAGGCGGTGGTGACCCGCCTGCAAAGCCTGATGAAAAGCGGCATGACCCTGGCGCGCATGGGGGGCGACGAATTTGCCGTGCTGCTGGAGGACACGCCCCAGGTGGCGGACGCGGCGACGCTGGCCCAGGCGATCATCGACACCCTCAAGCAACCCTTCCTGGTAGACGGCCACACCCTGTTCATCAGTGCCAGCATTGGCATCAGCGTATTTCCAAGCGATGCCATCGGTGCTGAACAGCTGCTGCGCAATGCCGACTCCGCGCTGTTCAAGGCCAAGGGCAACGGCCGCGGTGGTTATGCTCTGTACACCGAAGAGCTCACCGCCCACGCCCAGCAACGAGTGGAAATGACCGCCGAGTTGCGCAGGGCCCTGGCCCAGGAAGAACTGCGGGTTTATTACCAGCCGGTACACGACCTGGCCAGCCGTGAGTTGGTCGGGGTGGAAGCACTGGTGCGCTGGATGCATCCCGAACGCGGACTGGTGCCGCCCGGCGATTTCATCCCGGTGGCCGAACGCAGTGGCCTGATCGCCGAAATCGATGCCTGGGTGATGACCCGCGCTTGCCAGCAGATGTGTGCGTGGCAGGCCGAGGGCCATCAGCTGGATTTCATCGCGGTGAACGTCTCCAGCCGCCTGTTCGGCCACCAGGACCTGTACCGGCAAGTGGCGCGGATTCTTGCCGACACCGGCCTGAACCCGGCGCGCCTGGAACTGGAAGTGACCGAGAGTGCGGTGATGGAGGATCCCGAATCAGCGTTGGAGCAGATGCACCGCTTGCGTGAACTGGGCCTGCGCCTGTCCATCGATGATTTCGGTACCGGTTACTCCTCGTTGCTGCGCTTGAAGCGGTTACCGGTGCAAAAGCTCAAGATCGACCAGGGCTTCGTGGCTGGCCTGCCTCTGGATGAAGACGATGCTGCCATCGTTCGGGTCATTATCGCCCTGGCCCGCAGCATGGGCATGCAGGTTCATGCCGAGGGCATCGAACAGCCTGAACAGGCGCAGTTCCTGATGAGCCACCAGTGTGAATTGGGCCAGGGCTACTGGTTCGGTCGCCCCATGCCTGCTGCCGAGCTGACCTGGCCACAGCCCCGGTAG
- the oscA gene encoding sulfur starvation response protein OscA — MSASLRSVDGQDEATILREIQSALRDLRFGAVEITVHNAQVVQIERKEKFRLQNPGNKPS, encoded by the coding sequence ATGAGCGCATCTCTGCGTAGCGTCGACGGGCAGGACGAAGCAACCATTCTGCGCGAAATCCAGAGCGCGCTACGTGACCTGCGCTTTGGCGCGGTGGAAATCACCGTGCACAACGCCCAAGTGGTGCAGATCGAGCGCAAGGAAAAGTTTCGCCTGCAGAACCCGGGCAACAAGCCCAGCTGA
- a CDS encoding sulfate ABC transporter substrate-binding protein, whose translation MSIRHYALAALASALFAGSAVAKDYELLNVSYDPTRELYQDYNAEFVNFWKKSHPDDKVDIKQSHGGSGKQGRAVIDGLRADVVTLALAGDIDEIAKLGKTLPENWQTKLPDASTPYTSTIVFLVRKGNPKGIHDWNDLIKDGVSVITPNPKTSGGARWNFLAAWAYGLKANGGDEAKAKQYIQTLFKHVPVLDTGARGSTITFVNNGQGDVLLAWENEAYLALKEDGGKDKFDIVVPSVSILAEPPVAVVEKNAEKKGNAEIAEAYLKHLYSKEGQEIAAKNFYRPRDKDVAAQYAKQFQEVKSLATIDKDFGGWKTAQPKFFNDGGVFDQIYQAQ comes from the coding sequence ATGTCTATCCGTCATTACGCTCTGGCGGCGCTCGCCAGCGCGCTGTTCGCAGGCTCTGCGGTCGCCAAGGACTACGAGCTGCTTAACGTTTCCTACGACCCGACGCGCGAGCTGTATCAGGATTACAACGCCGAGTTCGTGAACTTCTGGAAGAAGTCCCACCCCGACGACAAGGTCGACATCAAGCAGTCCCATGGCGGCTCGGGCAAGCAAGGCCGTGCAGTCATCGACGGCCTGCGTGCCGACGTGGTGACCCTGGCCCTGGCCGGCGACATCGATGAAATCGCCAAGCTGGGCAAGACCTTGCCGGAAAACTGGCAGACCAAGCTGCCGGACGCCAGCACCCCCTACACCTCGACCATCGTGTTCCTGGTGCGCAAGGGCAACCCCAAGGGCATCCACGACTGGAACGACCTGATCAAGGACGGCGTGTCGGTCATTACCCCGAACCCGAAAACCTCGGGCGGCGCGCGCTGGAACTTCCTGGCCGCCTGGGCCTACGGCCTGAAAGCCAACGGTGGTGACGAGGCCAAGGCCAAGCAGTACATCCAGACCTTGTTCAAGCACGTGCCGGTACTGGACACCGGGGCCCGCGGCTCGACCATTACCTTCGTCAACAACGGCCAGGGTGACGTGCTGCTGGCCTGGGAAAACGAAGCCTACCTGGCGCTGAAGGAAGACGGCGGCAAGGACAAGTTCGACATCGTCGTGCCATCGGTGTCTATTCTGGCTGAACCGCCAGTGGCCGTGGTCGAGAAGAACGCCGAGAAGAAAGGCAACGCGGAAATCGCCGAGGCCTACCTCAAGCACCTGTACAGCAAGGAAGGCCAGGAAATCGCCGCCAAGAACTTCTACCGTCCACGGGACAAGGACGTAGCGGCGCAATACGCCAAGCAGTTCCAGGAAGTGAAGAGCCTGGCGACCATCGACAAGGACTTCGGCGGCTGGAAAACCGCGCAGCCTAAATTCTTCAACGATGGCGGCGTCTTCGACCAAATCTACCAGGCACAGTAA
- the cysT gene encoding sulfate ABC transporter permease subunit CysT yields MSRRISPVIPGFGLTLGYTVVYLSLIVLIPLAVMFVHAAQLTFEQFWAIISSPRTLAALKLSFGTALCAAVINGIIGTLLAWVLVRYTFPGRKIIDAMIDLPFALPTAVAGIALTALYTPNGLVGQFAESLGFKIAYTPLGITLALTFVTLPFVVRTVQPVLADIPREVEEAAACLGAKPLQVFRYILAPALLPAWLTGFALAFARGVGEYGSVIFIAGNMPMKTEILPLLIMVKLDQYDYTGATAIGVMMLVVSFILLLLINLLQRRIETP; encoded by the coding sequence ATGTCGCGTCGTATCTCCCCCGTCATACCCGGCTTCGGGCTGACGCTGGGCTACACCGTCGTGTACCTCAGCCTGATTGTGCTCATCCCGCTGGCCGTCATGTTTGTCCACGCTGCCCAGCTGACGTTCGAACAGTTCTGGGCCATCATCAGTTCCCCCCGCACCCTGGCCGCGCTGAAGCTCAGCTTCGGTACCGCGCTATGTGCCGCCGTGATCAACGGTATCATCGGCACCCTGCTGGCCTGGGTGCTGGTGCGCTATACCTTCCCTGGGCGCAAGATCATCGATGCCATGATCGACCTGCCGTTCGCCTTGCCCACGGCAGTGGCCGGTATCGCCTTGACCGCGCTGTATACCCCCAATGGCCTGGTCGGGCAGTTCGCCGAGAGCCTGGGTTTCAAGATCGCCTACACCCCACTGGGCATCACCCTGGCGCTGACGTTCGTCACCCTGCCGTTCGTGGTGCGCACGGTGCAGCCGGTACTGGCCGACATTCCGCGCGAAGTGGAAGAAGCTGCCGCGTGCCTGGGGGCCAAGCCGCTGCAGGTGTTTCGCTACATCCTGGCGCCTGCCTTGCTGCCCGCCTGGCTAACCGGCTTCGCCCTGGCGTTCGCCCGTGGCGTGGGTGAGTACGGCTCGGTGATTTTCATTGCCGGCAACATGCCGATGAAGACCGAGATACTGCCGCTGCTGATCATGGTCAAGCTCGACCAGTACGACTACACCGGCGCCACCGCCATCGGCGTGATGATGCTGGTGGTTTCCTTCATTCTGTTGCTGCTGATCAACTTGCTGCAGCGGCGCATCGAAACCCCTTGA
- the cysW gene encoding sulfate ABC transporter permease subunit CysW — protein MSASTTLTASSANAARRGSALSRRVLIGLGWLIFFLFLLLPLFIVVSQGLSNGLGAFFTAILEPDALSALKLTVIAVVISVPLNVVFGVSAAWCVSKYSFRGKSVLVTLIDLPFSVSPVIAGLVYVLMFGAQGLFGPWLADHDIQIVFALPGIVLATIFVTVPFVARELIPLMQEQGTQEEEAARLLGANGWQMFWHVTVPNIKWGLIYGVVLCTARAMGEFGAVSVVSGHIRGVTNTLPLHVEILYNEYNHVAAFAVASLLLVMALFILLLKQWSENRINRLRHSAAEE, from the coding sequence ATGTCTGCATCCACAACGCTCACCGCGTCCAGCGCCAATGCCGCCCGCCGGGGCAGCGCCCTGTCGCGCCGGGTGCTGATCGGCCTGGGCTGGCTGATCTTCTTTCTGTTCCTGCTGCTGCCGCTGTTCATCGTCGTGTCCCAGGGCCTGAGCAATGGCCTGGGGGCGTTCTTCACCGCGATCCTGGAGCCCGATGCCCTGTCGGCCCTGAAGCTCACGGTGATCGCGGTGGTGATCTCGGTGCCGCTCAACGTGGTGTTCGGCGTCAGCGCCGCGTGGTGCGTGAGCAAATACTCGTTCCGCGGCAAGAGCGTGCTGGTGACCCTGATCGACCTGCCGTTCTCGGTGTCGCCGGTCATCGCCGGCCTGGTCTACGTGCTGATGTTCGGTGCCCAGGGCCTGTTCGGCCCGTGGCTGGCCGACCATGACATCCAGATCGTCTTTGCGTTGCCGGGTATCGTGCTGGCAACCATCTTCGTCACCGTGCCGTTCGTGGCCCGGGAGCTGATCCCGCTGATGCAGGAACAAGGCACCCAGGAAGAGGAGGCTGCCCGCTTGCTGGGCGCCAACGGCTGGCAGATGTTCTGGCACGTCACCGTGCCCAACATCAAATGGGGCCTGATCTACGGCGTGGTGCTGTGTACCGCGCGTGCCATGGGCGAGTTCGGCGCCGTGTCGGTGGTGTCCGGGCACATTCGTGGTGTCACCAACACCCTGCCGCTGCACGTCGAGATCCTCTACAACGAGTACAACCACGTCGCGGCCTTCGCGGTAGCGAGCCTGTTGCTGGTCATGGCGCTCTTCATCCTGCTGCTCAAGCAGTGGAGCGAGAACCGTATTAACCGCCTGCGCCATAGCGCTGCGGAGGAATAA
- a CDS encoding sulfate/molybdate ABC transporter ATP-binding protein — protein sequence MSIEVRNVSKRFNAFQALNSINLDIQSGELVALLGPSGCGKTTLLRIIAGLETPDQGSIVFHGEDVSGTDVRDRNVGFVFQHYALFRHMTVFDNVAFGLRMKPKAERPNESRIAEKVHELLNMVQLDWLADRYPEQLSGGQRQRIALARALAVEPKVLLLDEPFGALDAKVRKELRRWLARLHEDINLTSVFVTHDQEEAMEVADRIVVMNKGVIEQIGSPGEVYENPASDFVYHFLGDSNRLHLGEDNHVLFRPHEVSLSRSEVEGHHPAEVRDIRPLGATTRVTLKVEGQNDLIEAEVVKDHDSLSGLAKGETLFFKPKVWQKAPNL from the coding sequence ATGTCGATCGAAGTTCGTAATGTCAGCAAGCGCTTCAACGCCTTCCAGGCGCTGAACTCCATCAATCTGGACATCCAGAGTGGCGAGTTGGTAGCCCTGCTGGGCCCCTCCGGTTGCGGCAAGACCACCCTGCTGCGCATCATCGCTGGCCTGGAAACCCCGGACCAGGGCAGCATCGTGTTCCATGGCGAAGACGTCTCGGGCACTGACGTGCGGGATCGCAACGTCGGTTTCGTGTTCCAGCACTACGCCCTGTTCCGCCACATGACGGTGTTCGACAACGTGGCGTTCGGCCTGCGCATGAAGCCCAAGGCCGAGCGCCCGAATGAAAGCCGCATCGCCGAGAAGGTCCATGAGCTGCTGAACATGGTGCAACTGGACTGGCTGGCCGACCGCTACCCCGAGCAACTGTCCGGCGGCCAGCGCCAGCGGATCGCCCTGGCGCGGGCCCTGGCGGTTGAGCCCAAGGTGCTGCTGCTGGACGAACCCTTTGGCGCTCTGGATGCCAAGGTGCGCAAGGAGCTGCGCCGTTGGCTGGCCCGCCTGCACGAGGACATCAACCTGACCTCGGTTTTCGTGACCCACGATCAGGAAGAAGCCATGGAGGTGGCCGACCGCATCGTGGTGATGAACAAGGGCGTGATAGAGCAGATCGGTTCACCGGGCGAAGTGTACGAGAACCCCGCCAGTGATTTCGTCTACCACTTCCTGGGCGACTCCAACCGCCTGCACCTGGGCGAAGACAACCACGTGCTGTTCCGCCCGCACGAAGTGTCGCTGTCGCGCTCGGAAGTGGAAGGCCACCACCCGGCTGAGGTCCGCGACATCCGCCCGTTGGGTGCCACCACGCGGGTCACCTTGAAAGTGGAAGGGCAGAACGACCTGATCGAAGCCGAGGTGGTCAAGGACCATGACAGCCTGTCGGGCCTGGCGAAGGGGGAAACCCTGTTCTTCAAACCCAAGGTCTGGCAAAAGGCCCCGAACCTTTGA
- a CDS encoding DUF962 domain-containing protein produces the protein MKNLVDHLSQYAAYHRDPRNIASHFIGIPLIVVAVTVLLSRPGADFLGLWISPALFVALASAWFYLRLDRALGAVMSVLLALCLWLGAVLAVQATAVWLGAGAGLFVVGWAIQFVGHYWEGRKPAFVDDVMGLIVGPLFVVAELAFLLGMRRGLNRDIEARLQPL, from the coding sequence ATGAAAAACCTCGTCGACCACCTGAGCCAATACGCGGCCTACCACCGCGACCCACGCAACATCGCCAGCCATTTCATCGGCATCCCGCTGATCGTGGTGGCGGTCACCGTGCTGCTGTCGCGGCCGGGGGCGGATTTTCTGGGGCTGTGGATAAGCCCGGCGCTGTTCGTGGCGCTGGCGTCGGCGTGGTTTTACCTGCGGCTGGACCGAGCGCTGGGCGCGGTCATGAGCGTGCTGCTGGCGCTGTGCCTGTGGCTTGGGGCGGTGCTGGCGGTGCAAGCCACAGCGGTGTGGCTGGGCGCGGGAGCGGGGTTGTTCGTGGTGGGCTGGGCTATCCAGTTTGTCGGCCACTACTGGGAGGGGCGCAAGCCGGCATTCGTGGATGATGTGATGGGGCTGATCGTGGGGCCGTTGTTCGTGGTGGCGGAGCTGGCGTTTCTGCTGGGCATGCGCCGGGGGCTGAACCGCGACATCGAAGCTCGCTTGCAACCCCTGTAG